Part of the Quercus robur chromosome 5, dhQueRobu3.1, whole genome shotgun sequence genome, TTTTTCATCGTAACATCAAGGACGTGATTAAGTTTGGATTGAAGTTGATACTTTTTCGTATTCAAATGCACATTGCGTTTTTTGACAAGTCTACTGAAGACATAAAGGTATGGGTtcgtaaagggaaaaaaaaaagattcagaCTTaaggagaaaaatatttttatatctaAACCAAACCTAATTGAAAGGAAATCTACATTTCTTGTATCAAAGTCACACTTGAAAGAACCTCATCTACTCAGaaaaagacacacacacacattaactTGACTCAATTTAAATCACACACGGTCATTTTAGATATACACCATTGTCAGTTTTTTTAAGACATTTTCTCCTCTTgtcatgtgtgtgtgttaaaataccaagtattctaattttttttaaaaaaaaaaaatttaactcacATACCATACTcagatatagatatatatatatatatatattatacaaaatagaatttctactctagtctaatctaagtgtatatgtgtgtgaaactccttcctagagacttgaactctgGCTTTTATCCCCCACGCCTTACAAGAACTTATACCtgtgaagtgaccatcgcactaaGGATGTGCGGTGGTCACACTCATATAATTAAGGTACTATTATATCATTTGATTTATAAGACCTCCATGTAACGGCTTGGAATAGTAACAAACCAAATTTGAGCAAGGATACTCGTTAGGTCAATTATTTCCAATCAAGTCAGAATGTTTTAATAGAATGTCGAATTCGAAGGTAAACGGAATATCTAAAGCCACTTTCTTATCACTAGTCAAAGTACCATGACGTGCGATATATTtatcattagttttttttttaatattttaataaattttctgtaaaaattgtaatctttagtgttctttatcaataaaatagaaaaaaaaaaaagaaaaaaaaagaagataaaattatattttggtctctaaactttactaaaagtttatttttcattcttaaactttaagaaattcatttttaatctttaaactattgaaaagttcATATTTCATCCTTAAACTATATTAAACGTtactaaaagtttatttttcatttctaaactattgaaaaaagttatttttctttatcctTATTGTTGTCtctaaacttttgaaaaaactttttacaaagtttagagattaaaaaagaactttttgaagtttatggacaaaatacaaaattttattaaaatttaggaactaaaatagtattttactaaaaaaaaaaaaaaaaaactagtgtaGTGATTTGATCTTACTATATATgtttacaaattgaaaaattatatgatataatgatatatatatatatatatatatatataaaagcatgtTTCACACATGCTcaataatacaaatataaaacaaaaacgcaaatatatatatatatatattacattcttgattgtgtgtcattaatttttttttcttaatttgttagaaaattttttttttttttaaagttgatATTTCATAAAtgcaaaaccaaaataaataaataaataaataaaaacaagaaaactaatagattaattttaatctatataaaaaaattcacatataaatttttttttttacaaggtcaggggttcatttgaacctcCTAGACCATATGTAATACCGCCCCTGCTCTGAAtatcaataattaaatatgatTAGACACGATTTACGTAGTTGTATAACTTCCATACAAATTAATACATGAATTTGATCAAAGATCTTATTACTCTTTTAAAAGATCTGTTAttttgtgtgtgtctatatgtatatatatatatatatataatataaaagtaagTTACTAGCACTGATTTTTCTATtgctcggttttttttttttttttttttcccagaaaTACTAACATGAAAGCTCTTAGATCTAATTAGTCACTActattaactttttctttatcaattttgCAATTTCTTGAATTCACGTAAATGATACCAATTATCCAAATTAAACTTGATCGTCTCAGATGTTCCTTGCAGTGAATGCTTCTCTCGATTTAATTTATCTCCATCCGGTAAATGACTTGagttagcaaaaaaattaaattaaattaaatgggggtaaatgtttttattttacttttttattttttaaataaataagtttgtGGGATTACCAAATAGTCTTGGATTTGTATATATATTCCAATGGCTGTAGATCTACAAATAGCCATGAtttgtatctaaaaaaaagtcttttacCCCggtatattataattattatgcgTTGTTCTTCTATACCCACGGTACTCTATAAACAGTTAAACacaaacttagattttttagaAGAAACACAAACCTAGTTAAAagcaacttttaatttttttttttttaaaaactaaataataataatatttatacaaTTAAGACTCTATTATTGGTCTTCCACACAAAATCTCTTAATTGATcatatattttatcttttttacgTTTATCTATTATATAGGCGTGTTTTTCTGTTTCAATTGGATTCATAggcttgtttttctttttctgggtcATGGAATTGGAGAAGAGAAGGTTGTTTGTGGGTGGGATTTCTTGGGAAACAAGTGAGGCTACTTTGAGAGAACACTTCAGCAAGTATGGAGAGGTGGAGGATACTTCGCTTATCACTGATAAGCGTACTGGTCATGGAAGAGGGTTTGGCTTTGTGAGCTTCAAAGACCCCGATATGGCTAATCAAGCACTTCAAGATCAACATGTTATTCTTGAAAGAaaggttctttttctttttttaacaccCTCACTATGCTCTTTATAAATTATCATTAGTTCCTCCTGGTTTTCAACACGCACAGAGCAAACACACACTTACGAGAGAGCTAATGTAGTACTAGTGATATACGGAAGAAATAACTAATGTAGTACTAGTGATATACTTTTTGTATTTCAGACGAGTCCTTAATCTGTTTATTGATTCAATATTATTTTGCTGAttccttgaaaaaaaagaagaagctgtttttttgtatttataaattCCCCAACTGTCATGGATTCTTGGCCCTCTACAGGTGTTCCAAACTTTAGGAAGATAACAGTTGGTGCATACTTGTTctgtattctttttcttaaaaagttaTATGTGTGTATAGTAAGTAAAACCATGGGAATGGTAATATTAAAAAGCACCGTCTACCTATGTAGCACGGACATGATACATAATAAGATGGtatgatattttttgaaaaatatatatgaaggatatgacaattaattaatatttatttttagatatatatatatatatttcatatttagaataaattatgtttattttggatttaaaaagtATTCAACAATAATGCAatgtttgaatatatatatatatataattaatttaaagacaataaaatattgtttaaaatacgAACAAAAGAATTCAAATAAACTAGACACTCATAAAaagaattcaaataaataacattCAACATCAAAATAGAacaactgaattttttttttaaaaaaattgattttttgcATACTTCTTGTGTTAGATATGTGTCGGTATATTAGATACGTGTCCGACACCAGTACATTGGCAATTTTGCCATGTCCAAGCTTCCTAGCCTTCTACAAAtagaagaaaatttattttcaaacaacaTTTTGAGAATCTTGAAATAAAAACTTGTCTGTGTATTGTAATTCTATGAATTCCTCCTATATTAACTTTTGATTTTTCCTGTTTAGTGTtgtaaaatggtaaaatatattatatcttgtttttgtttctttctgcACTAATCTCTTAATTTATGGTatattgggttttctttttattattagtgaTTTTCTTTTTGACTTTTGTTTCATTGAGTATATACGTATGCCAATATAATTGGACAGGTAGATGTGAAACCAGCAAAACCCAGAGGTAATAAGAGGAACCAAAATCAGACTATCCACTCTGAAGAGCAAAGTAATGGAACTAGTACTAGTAATAAGAAGATTTTTGTAGGAGGTCTTCCACTTGATCTGACAGAGGAAGAATTCAAGAGCTACTTTTGGAGTTTTGGTACGATTATTGATGCTGTGGTGATACATGACAAAGAAACCCACAGACCAAGGGGCTTTGGATTTGTTACTTTTGATTCAGAGGATGTTGTGAATAATCTGTTGCAGAAAAGTTTATATGAACTGAAAAATAAGCTTGTGGAGGTTAAGAGGGCTGAACCGAAGGACATCAATCATAGTCAGATATTCTCTTATCATTGGAACAACACAGTCTTAAGTTCTGGTAGCCTTGGTTATGTGCTTAATGCTCCTTATTATCATCATTATGCTccttattttgatttttattctcctaTATGTGCATCGTCTTACGGGGATGCTTCATGGAATTATTTTGGTGCACCATTTTATGGGGGTGCAACATGGTTGCACCCTTACGGATATGAGGTTCCAACTTTTGAGCCCAATGGAGTTGATTTTGGAGCATTCCCAATCCTTAATATAGGAACTTGGAATGGCTTTCAACCTAATGGAGATATGGTGCCTTATGCAAACCTTGCACCCCATGATAATGGTAATCTGCCTCAGTCTTAGATAGACAATACCTCCCTGTTCAGAAGGCAATGTTGTAAATGAAAATTAGAAGGTAATGTTGTAAATGAAAACTGGGAAGTGATTGAGTTTAAATCCTAATGACGACATCTAGGGAAAATAAGAGTAATGTCACTCTAGCGATTGAAACTTGTGATTGCAAATggatattttgtaatttttctattCATTCAATTTTATAGCATTTGCGAGCCTTGCATCATCATCATTTACTTTCTTATAGTCCTTAATTTTCAATTAAGATTCATGatcttttattattgtttagttcCTGTTATTATTTATAGCTAGCCAAAAAGTTTCGTTCATGCAAAAATGCATGTTGACTCTAATGGGTGAGCTGGTCTTTTGGCAAAGAAAGGAGTTTCCCACGTTTTTGTTTCAATGCTTCTTCTGGGACTCTATGGGCTTTAAGGCTGAcaaatttgtttcttttcaaGATATAAGTGTGGAAAATCCCTGTACTTCATGTTTGGCAAGAACCaattaccttcttcttcttcttttctttttcttttttgtgtggtttttgtttgtttgttggttGTAACCGAACTAGTCAAGGGTCTGTTAGTGTTTTGTTGGTCTGTTTATATTCCTTTAGTCTAGTGTCTTTGTAAAGCCTCAGTGGCTTAATtacctaatttttatttaaagtattttctatttttataaagtTTATGTAATGgaacatataatatattttgaattcaacaaaatatatatatatatatataattttaatttagtaaatatatttaaattacataattataatattgttttatacaAATGGAGaagatattattaaaaatgattttttttttcaaaatataccaTAATCAATTTTATAATCTTAATAGATccaagaatattaaaaaaaaaattacatttgcaTTTCATGGAAAATATGTAACATGTTAcaataagtttaaattattatataacttTAGAATTGtaacattttcctttcttttcaaaatttaagtATAAGGCCTATATtattaaaacttgaattttaagattatcttttgaatatttatcatttatatttttttagggcCTGTATCTCTAATTTTAATATctaatttttctgttttttttaccaacaaaaaaaaaaattgaaccaaaattgAAGTAGATAATCTAAAAAAGGAATCAATTTAAGGCCTAATCAGTCCAAtaatggaccaaagtagacaACAATAGTTGTTATATAAACAACTCAACTTTTAGATATgtaagtaagtttttttttttttttttcccttttaattagTATATACAATtagataattataaaaaatttattttttaatagaaatatatgtatatatatatatatatcaaatggtCAAATGatatttaatagaaaaataaaacaaaatgattagtaaataatatatacatgCACCATTACATTTAAGAGtactaaatacaaaatattagGACAAATTGCTACTTGCTATGTGATACTATTAGCCCACATCATTCTAAATAGGTAGAAAGTTGTGTTGCCTGTCATTGTTTTGTGCATTTACCAATTGTAGGATCCAACTTTTATAGTATACTAGTTAAATTCTCCTACAGTTTTGTCATattatataatgtataatttgtttAAGTAataccatttaaaattttcctcACTATTGCTttgaatatgtaatttttaCGTTCTTGACATCATTCATACACACATATTAAGTGTCTCCTAtgacaaaactaaaattaaaattaaaattaaatctaaaacaaCATAGAAGAAATCGAATGAAACATTTACTACATCAATCCTTTGAGAACTTATTCGATAATTAAACACAACACTATTTCTATAGCACTGACAATtagtaaa contains:
- the LOC126728518 gene encoding heterogeneous nuclear ribonucleoprotein 1-like, which codes for MELEKRRLFVGGISWETSEATLREHFSKYGEVEDTSLITDKRTGHGRGFGFVSFKDPDMANQALQDQHVILERKVDVKPAKPRGNKRNQNQTIHSEEQSNGTSTSNKKIFVGGLPLDLTEEEFKSYFWSFGTIIDAVVIHDKETHRPRGFGFVTFDSEDVVNNLLQKSLYELKNKLVEVKRAEPKDINHSQIFSYHWNNTVLSSGSLGYVLNAPYYHHYAPYFDFYSPICASSYGDASWNYFGAPFYGGATWLHPYGYEVPTFEPNGVDFGAFPILNIGTWNGFQPNGDMVPYANLAPHDNDVDRILSSEPWSFDKHLRVLSRYDKDASLKALDLTKVSFWVQVYDVLLRFRNKEVTEKICELAVMILHPNEVLDHDGGNFIRVRVLVDISQPLC